Proteins from one Actinobacillus delphinicola genomic window:
- the ssb gene encoding single-stranded DNA-binding protein has protein sequence MAGLNRVMIMGNLGSDPESKVFPDGNMTTVISVATSISWLDKITNERKEKTEWHRIVLFRRMAEVAKQYLHKGSKVFIEGRLQTRKYQDQHGNDRYILEIIGESLQLLDKRPDIQNNDISQSNSTLVNDESMTIQDIPPLQDGPIPF, from the coding sequence ATGGCAGGTTTGAATCGAGTAATGATTATGGGAAATTTAGGCTCAGATCCTGAATCAAAAGTCTTTCCTGATGGAAATATGACAACAGTTATTAGTGTTGCCACTTCAATTTCATGGTTAGATAAAATCACGAATGAGCGTAAAGAAAAAACAGAATGGCATCGTATTGTTTTATTCCGTCGTATGGCTGAAGTAGCGAAACAATATTTGCATAAAGGTTCTAAAGTTTTTATTGAAGGACGTTTACAGACACGTAAATATCAGGATCAACATGGGAATGATAGATATATTCTTGAAATTATTGGGGAAAGTTTACAGTTATTAGATAAACGTCCTGATATACAAAATAATGATATTTCTCAATCGAATTCTACTTTGGTAAATGATGAATCTATGACTATTCAAGATATTCCACCTCTACAGGATGGTCCTATACCTTTTTAA
- the traD gene encoding type IV conjugative transfer system coupling protein TraD produces the protein MSDRYLLEALLRPPVEFYTAGICFLAGILSLMSPWVLALTPSIGIGITILCWSIAVRRFFQGWKIVKYHRNLKRLPVYKMSSKQIPVGRKFLFLGKGFRWLPKHTQRLYDCFTSAGEKYTQPSKLFTWVREFEKTHQDSFLARLTSKDSRFNPFRPLPPVEGIPAIHGIETNEVNVTVPLSSRVGHMLVLGTTRVGKTRLAELFITQDIHRGRTFNEREVVIFFDPKGDADILKRMYTEAKRAGRDKEFYVFHLGWPDISARYNAVGRFNKITEVASRISGQLSGAGNSAAFKEFAWRFVNIISRALVELGRRPNYDQIARYVRSIDTLFLDYAKFYFDKKDPQIWQAIAQLATQIDQKNLSFAMKGRNEMVIAIDQYIRSEKIYDPVLDGLASAVRYDKTYFDKIVASLLPLLEKLTSGKVAELLSPDYTDILDERPIFDWEEIIRKRGIVYIGLDALSDLTVASAVGNSMFADLVSMAGHIYKFGISEGLPQDLNQKHLTIPINVHCDEFNELIGDEFIPLINKGGGAGVQVTAYTQTISDIKARIGDAAKAGQIVGNFNSMVMLRVKEQATAEILTKNLHEVRVLDVMALSSTSDSSETGTSEHFGSNTGDRVSATQRPMLSTADITNLPKGQAFALIEGSQLWKIRMPLPVKDKDEFMPEDLQTLAKYMRDNYSSTDAWWEGVNNFQPNTEAVAAFEELNKTTLD, from the coding sequence ATGAGTGATCGTTATTTATTGGAAGCCTTATTACGCCCACCTGTAGAGTTTTATACAGCAGGAATTTGTTTTTTAGCGGGGATACTTAGTCTTATGTCTCCTTGGGTGCTTGCCTTGACACCAAGTATTGGAATAGGCATTACCATATTATGTTGGAGCATCGCAGTACGACGTTTTTTTCAAGGATGGAAGATTGTGAAATATCATCGTAATTTAAAGCGTTTGCCTGTGTATAAAATGTCAAGTAAACAAATTCCTGTAGGTAGAAAATTTTTATTTCTTGGTAAAGGCTTTCGTTGGTTACCTAAACATACCCAACGACTCTATGATTGTTTTACTTCGGCAGGGGAAAAGTATACTCAACCATCAAAACTTTTTACTTGGGTTCGTGAGTTTGAAAAAACGCATCAGGATAGTTTCCTTGCAAGATTAACAAGTAAAGATTCAAGGTTTAATCCTTTCCGACCTCTCCCGCCTGTTGAAGGTATTCCAGCCATTCATGGTATTGAAACGAATGAGGTAAACGTGACGGTTCCGTTGAGTAGTCGAGTAGGTCACATGCTTGTTTTAGGTACCACAAGGGTAGGTAAAACACGTTTAGCAGAGCTTTTTATTACTCAAGATATTCATCGAGGACGCACTTTTAATGAACGAGAGGTCGTGATTTTTTTCGATCCCAAGGGGGATGCAGACATTCTTAAACGTATGTATACCGAAGCCAAACGTGCAGGGCGTGATAAAGAGTTTTATGTATTTCATTTAGGCTGGCCTGATATTTCAGCTCGTTATAATGCTGTAGGACGTTTCAATAAAATTACTGAAGTAGCTAGCCGTATTTCAGGACAATTGAGTGGTGCAGGGAATAGTGCGGCTTTTAAAGAGTTTGCGTGGCGGTTTGTCAATATTATCTCTCGTGCATTAGTGGAATTAGGGCGTCGTCCTAACTACGATCAAATTGCCCGCTATGTACGCTCTATTGATACATTATTTTTAGATTATGCTAAATTTTATTTTGACAAAAAAGACCCACAAATTTGGCAAGCTATCGCCCAGCTTGCCACGCAAATTGACCAAAAAAATTTATCATTTGCCATGAAGGGACGAAATGAAATGGTCATTGCGATAGATCAGTATATCCGCTCAGAAAAAATTTACGATCCTGTTTTAGATGGGTTAGCTTCTGCGGTACGCTATGACAAAACTTACTTTGATAAAATTGTCGCTAGTCTTTTGCCCTTATTAGAAAAACTTACCTCAGGGAAAGTGGCTGAATTATTATCACCTGATTACACCGATATTTTAGATGAACGCCCTATTTTTGATTGGGAAGAAATTATTCGTAAACGTGGCATTGTTTACATTGGATTAGATGCCTTATCAGATTTAACTGTGGCCAGTGCCGTAGGGAATTCTATGTTTGCAGATTTAGTTTCAATGGCGGGACACATCTACAAATTCGGTATCAGTGAAGGCTTACCTCAAGATCTGAATCAAAAACATCTCACTATTCCAATTAACGTGCATTGTGATGAGTTTAATGAACTAATCGGAGATGAATTTATTCCTCTGATCAATAAAGGGGGCGGTGCAGGCGTGCAGGTTACGGCCTATACACAAACTATTTCTGATATTAAAGCCCGCATTGGTGATGCAGCTAAAGCGGGACAAATAGTCGGTAACTTTAACTCCATGGTGATGTTACGGGTTAAAGAACAAGCTACGGCTGAGATTTTAACAAAAAATTTGCATGAGGTACGTGTGCTTGATGTCATGGCATTATCCAGCACCTCAGATTCAAGTGAAACTGGTACAAGTGAACATTTCGGCTCAAATACAGGTGATAGGGTAAGTGCGACACAACGTCCCATGCTATCTACGGCAGATATTACTAATCTTCCTAAAGGGCAAGCCTTTGCATTGATTGAAGGCTCTCAACTATGGAAAATTCGTATGCCACTTCCTGTGAAAGATAAAGATGAGTTCATGCCTGAAGATTTACAAACCTTAGCGAAATACATGCGGGATAATTACAGTTCAACTGACGCTTGGTGGGAAGGAGTCAATAATTTTCAGCCCAATACTGAAGCGGTAGCCGCTTTTGAAGAATTAAATAAAACGACATTGGATTAG
- a CDS encoding STY4528 family pathogenicity island replication protein has protein sequence MQQQEKTPKNNAFNSLVAIGERYHSVPEQLYTDDRLTNRAKILWQMLKVDSSPYKSQFFPSYEQMQLWLSEQAFLGKKVSRKVVTQTLQILRLTRWITLCETERDTLGRIVGNVYIIHNTSLSVMDTIQITDNYFTFVDKMSKSKDNFVRAVAESVIDELISEKTYHAVSHLEAYREAFERKNTSKIQLTPPQDPLPKDLSMVTDNVKHRILQDEHIEKTHPISQDLMELGEKQLNSIKELSNDEQNLLSSIMELSKKEGELNGTKQNENAKSLKSHLVPSGNLYSTSTNNINNTNTNTKNNIYTVFDEIELTENEKGNIIELLNKLDKNLRLQVVEEARLSLKARQIQRPAGYLFAMVNRALQGQFNPYYILQQKNHTEIAPNMVTSEPIKPQKTLTEEEIKKAEEVRRKGIESLRVALGQSRRAKK, from the coding sequence ATGCAGCAGCAAGAAAAAACACCTAAAAACAATGCTTTCAATAGTTTAGTTGCCATTGGAGAACGCTATCACAGTGTACCTGAACAGCTTTATACAGATGATAGATTGACCAATCGAGCAAAAATACTGTGGCAGATGTTAAAAGTAGATTCCAGCCCATACAAATCACAGTTTTTTCCAAGCTATGAGCAAATGCAATTGTGGCTAAGTGAACAGGCATTTCTGGGTAAAAAAGTTTCTCGTAAGGTTGTGACACAAACCTTGCAGATTTTACGCTTAACCCGTTGGATTACGCTTTGTGAAACCGAGCGTGATACTTTAGGACGCATTGTTGGGAATGTTTATATTATTCACAATACGTCATTATCCGTGATGGATACGATACAAATTACGGATAATTATTTTACTTTTGTAGACAAGATGTCAAAAAGTAAAGATAACTTTGTAAGAGCTGTTGCAGAAAGTGTTATTGATGAACTTATTAGTGAAAAAACTTATCATGCGGTATCTCATTTAGAGGCATATAGAGAAGCCTTTGAACGTAAGAATACATCTAAAATTCAACTCACTCCGCCACAAGATCCCCTACCAAAAGATTTAAGTATGGTTACGGATAATGTTAAACACCGTATCCTTCAAGATGAACACATTGAGAAAACTCATCCAATTTCCCAAGACTTAATGGAACTTGGTGAAAAGCAACTTAATTCCATTAAGGAACTAAGTAATGATGAACAAAATTTGCTTAGTTCCATTATGGAACTAAGTAAAAAAGAGGGTGAACTTAATGGAACTAAGCAAAATGAAAATGCTAAGTCATTGAAATCCCACTTAGTTCCCTCAGGGAACTTATATAGTACTAGTACTAATAATATAAATAATACTAATACTAATACTAAGAATAATATTTATACAGTATTTGATGAAATAGAATTAACCGAAAATGAAAAAGGAAATATCATTGAATTACTTAATAAACTTGATAAAAATCTTCGCTTACAGGTAGTAGAAGAAGCTCGTTTAAGCCTTAAAGCCCGTCAAATTCAAAGGCCAGCAGGGTATTTATTCGCTATGGTAAATCGTGCATTACAGGGACAATTTAATCCTTACTACATTTTACAACAAAAAAACCATACTGAAATTGCGCCTAACATGGTGACATCTGAGCCAATAAAACCCCAAAAGACGCTAACTGAAGAAGAAATTAAAAAAGCTGAGGAAGTTAGACGTAAAGGGATTGAGAGCTTACGGGTAGCATTAGGCCAATCACGCAGAGCAAAAAAATAA
- a CDS encoding PFL_4669 family integrating conjugative element protein, with protein sequence MPSSNQIDTIQIGALQSEMIFTVHTRYTINVWLGRIAKHQITIPKAMGILTQVQRDASEDDPFADLFLLNFEKLILDSTDKMKTLIDALANILVDNLPEGIDISQCINVQPATFPIYLNSPLGYKLIYIVSDFDLLAKTALTSRHIGILTHSEMKEWISSGSQLLRQLLGMVKNYRHTGLTRQDVLDNNTRYQEVMKNFNLEALPEGVLDRSLRSGFAPLINKKASLTNVETQKIDNE encoded by the coding sequence ATGCCGTCAAGTAATCAAATCGATACTATTCAAATAGGGGCATTACAAAGTGAAATGATATTTACGGTGCATACGAGATACACCATAAATGTATGGCTTGGACGTATTGCTAAGCACCAAATTACAATTCCGAAAGCCATGGGGATATTGACACAAGTTCAACGTGATGCCAGTGAAGACGATCCCTTTGCAGATCTGTTTTTACTCAATTTTGAAAAGCTCATCTTGGACAGCACCGATAAAATGAAAACATTAATTGATGCTTTGGCAAATATTCTGGTTGATAATCTCCCCGAAGGCATTGATATTTCCCAATGCATAAATGTACAACCTGCTACCTTTCCAATCTATCTTAACTCACCATTAGGATACAAACTGATTTATATTGTGAGCGATTTTGATCTGCTTGCTAAAACAGCATTAACTTCTCGCCATATTGGAATACTCACCCATAGTGAAATGAAAGAATGGATTTCTAGTGGCTCTCAGTTATTACGGCAATTACTTGGCATGGTGAAAAACTATCGCCATACGGGCTTAACTCGTCAAGACGTGTTAGACAATAATACTCGCTATCAGGAAGTGATGAAAAACTTTAATTTAGAAGCATTGCCAGAAGGTGTGTTAGATCGCTCCTTACGTTCAGGTTTCGCTCCACTTATTAATAAAAAAGCGTCACTAACTAATGTAGAAACACAAAAAATAGATAATGAATGA
- a CDS encoding ArdC family protein gives MNKFDLYQDITNRIIEAIENGTIPWRKPWNINNGVCALPINAVSKRPYSGVNILLLWAAEIKNGYSQSQWLSFKNIAELGGTIKKGEKATKILFWRTWEKDKTDDTGAVVLDDQGQPEKESGCTVKYFNVFNVEQCENLPQKFYENSAMQIDENLAYDAIHRISKGMNVPVLAGKSDKAFYSPGRDCIIMPAMQAFDSIDHFNAVLLHELTHSTGAKHRLNRNQKGNFGSADYAFEELVAELGSAFTSASLGVKSFLENNASYIDNWLTILKQDKKAIVQASKLAREASNYMLEFDLLEGAAEIYEQCA, from the coding sequence ATGAACAAATTCGATCTCTACCAAGATATTACTAACCGTATTATTGAAGCTATTGAAAATGGCACAATTCCTTGGCGTAAACCGTGGAATATCAATAATGGCGTTTGTGCTTTACCTATAAATGCTGTTTCAAAACGCCCTTATAGTGGGGTAAATATTTTATTGCTTTGGGCAGCAGAAATAAAAAATGGTTACAGTCAAAGTCAATGGCTTAGTTTTAAAAATATTGCTGAGCTTGGCGGAACAATCAAAAAAGGCGAAAAAGCAACGAAGATTCTATTTTGGCGAACTTGGGAAAAAGATAAAACAGACGATACTGGTGCTGTTGTATTGGACGACCAGGGGCAGCCTGAAAAAGAATCAGGCTGTACAGTGAAATACTTTAATGTATTTAACGTAGAGCAGTGTGAAAACTTGCCACAAAAATTTTACGAAAATTCTGCTATGCAAATAGACGAGAATTTAGCATATGACGCTATTCACCGTATATCAAAGGGTATGAATGTGCCAGTTTTGGCTGGGAAAAGCGATAAAGCATTTTATTCGCCAGGCCGTGATTGCATCATAATGCCCGCTATGCAAGCGTTCGATAGTATTGACCATTTTAACGCCGTATTATTACATGAATTAACCCACTCAACGGGGGCTAAACATCGATTAAACCGCAATCAGAAAGGTAATTTTGGCTCTGCAGACTACGCTTTTGAAGAGCTTGTTGCTGAGCTTGGTTCTGCCTTTACCAGTGCAAGTTTAGGTGTGAAGTCTTTTTTAGAGAATAATGCGAGTTATATCGATAACTGGTTAACTATCCTTAAACAAGATAAAAAAGCTATTGTACAAGCAAGTAAGCTCGCACGAGAAGCAAGCAACTATATGTTGGAATTTGATCTGCTTGAAGGTGCTGCTGAAATATACGAGCAATGTGCTTAA
- a CDS encoding TraR/DksA C4-type zinc finger protein has protein sequence MADIIDQANDICEFLNNIVIHKISQENQISRSFCLDCGESIPVARQKAILGVKYCVDCQARKEKQSHLFNI, from the coding sequence ATGGCAGATATAATCGATCAAGCAAATGATATTTGTGAATTTTTAAATAATATTGTTATTCACAAAATCTCACAGGAGAATCAAATTTCACGTTCATTTTGTTTGGATTGTGGGGAGAGTATTCCTGTAGCTCGTCAAAAAGCTATTTTAGGTGTGAAGTATTGTGTAGATTGCCAAGCACGTAAAGAGAAACAAAGTCATCTATTTAATATATAG
- a CDS encoding PFL_4695 family integrating conjugative element protein, with protein MHFKKILLFIAIIPALLNTALADFSETMPRQQLNVLADYGGESIISFYDAIAPSRYDDAKSPYTKDTYKPTLEDYFPLSSPNWTFGYVAVRKSDFPPVEPFFIIGGDKKSLSWLKANRERLSALNALGLMMNIPNEEALFAARAIVPTLSIMPYQDKANLLQQRLQLNHYPVLILPNFIGSNLDELREVIKP; from the coding sequence ATGCATTTTAAAAAAATTTTACTCTTTATCGCTATTATTCCAGCGTTACTCAATACAGCTTTGGCAGATTTTTCTGAAACAATGCCACGTCAACAATTAAATGTGTTAGCAGATTATGGCGGGGAAAGTATTATTTCATTTTATGATGCGATAGCACCAAGTCGCTATGATGATGCCAAGTCACCCTACACTAAAGATACTTATAAACCCACGCTAGAAGATTATTTTCCTCTGTCATCTCCTAATTGGACTTTTGGATATGTGGCCGTGAGAAAAAGTGATTTTCCCCCTGTTGAACCTTTTTTTATTATTGGGGGAGATAAAAAATCTTTATCCTGGTTAAAGGCTAATCGTGAACGCCTTTCAGCTTTAAATGCACTTGGTTTGATGATGAATATTCCAAATGAAGAAGCATTATTCGCTGCACGTGCGATAGTTCCAACGCTTTCAATTATGCCATATCAAGATAAGGCTAATTTACTCCAGCAACGATTACAGCTAAATCATTACCCTGTATTGATTTTGCCGAACTTTATTGGGAGTAATTTAGATGAATTACGAGAGGTTATAAAACCATGA
- a CDS encoding TIGR03759 family integrating conjugative element protein, with translation MRKMLCVGVIGIYTVFAHAIDVNTVNAIQAKAINTATAQSTRQNTLVNETEPAYLQWGLDKEDWTEFQKITQDVRQYWTPHLDPLTTLGVSTDDPVKRMKYARLLAKKEHDRVERELAFQRAYDQAFKELYPREQMFDMSKIHSTSNTPEKMGRIRYFVRLIDCATCSEDFKRLQQAYPTSPIDIYFVGKATNEGIREWAKAENIKVADVNSGTITLNYDRGAWFTHSKGKMPIAFSSNWLPLTY, from the coding sequence ATGCGTAAAATGCTATGTGTAGGTGTTATAGGTATCTATACGGTATTTGCCCATGCTATAGATGTAAACACCGTAAATGCGATACAAGCAAAAGCGATTAATACTGCTACAGCACAATCAACACGCCAAAACACCTTAGTCAATGAAACAGAGCCTGCCTATTTACAGTGGGGATTGGATAAAGAAGATTGGACGGAATTTCAAAAAATTACTCAAGATGTTCGTCAATATTGGACCCCACATTTAGACCCGCTAACAACGTTAGGGGTATCAACGGATGATCCCGTAAAACGCATGAAATACGCTCGTCTTTTAGCCAAGAAAGAGCATGACCGAGTAGAGCGGGAATTAGCATTTCAACGTGCTTATGATCAGGCCTTTAAAGAACTTTATCCTAGAGAGCAGATGTTTGACATGTCAAAAATTCATTCAACTTCTAATACGCCTGAAAAAATGGGACGTATTCGTTATTTTGTTCGATTAATAGATTGTGCAACGTGTAGCGAGGATTTTAAACGTTTGCAACAAGCCTATCCAACATCGCCGATTGATATATATTTTGTTGGTAAAGCAACCAATGAGGGTATTCGAGAATGGGCCAAAGCGGAAAATATTAAAGTAGCTGATGTTAATTCTGGCACTATTACTTTGAATTACGATAGAGGGGCGTGGTTTACTCACAGTAAAGGGAAAATGCCTATTGCGTTTTCTAGTAATTGGTTACCACTTACTTATTAG
- the pilL2 gene encoding PFGI-1 class ICE element type IV pilus protein PilL2, protein MKKVLLILLPLTLVACAPKPHHRVSSPLQTSPLPATSLPSASMVQLGIINFEKVDPDIYTTPKTSPEVIQNGRYTLVSSSPIGGQKYLLQQFVNLKLPLKRYFTVQQGLEQVLKGTGYSLCSGFSANKMQFLFNRPLPVVHYHFNTMPLKDALQMLVGSAYRLVANESRREVCFMPRDELTVTTPLMAIKGVK, encoded by the coding sequence ATGAAAAAAGTACTTTTAATTTTATTGCCGCTAACTTTAGTGGCTTGTGCACCAAAACCGCATCATCGTGTTTCTTCGCCACTACAAACATCCCCGTTACCAGCCACATCGTTACCGTCCGCCTCAATGGTACAACTCGGTATTATCAATTTTGAAAAGGTCGATCCTGATATTTATACTACGCCTAAAACATCTCCTGAAGTTATTCAAAATGGACGATACACTTTAGTTAGTTCTTCTCCTATTGGAGGACAAAAATATTTACTGCAACAGTTTGTTAATTTGAAGTTGCCACTAAAACGATATTTTACAGTACAGCAGGGCTTAGAACAGGTACTTAAAGGCACGGGATATAGTCTATGCTCTGGGTTTTCTGCAAATAAAATGCAATTCTTATTTAACCGACCATTACCCGTCGTACATTATCATTTCAACACCATGCCATTAAAAGATGCCTTACAAATGCTCGTAGGGAGTGCGTATCGCTTGGTTGCAAATGAATCTCGCCGTGAGGTGTGTTTTATGCCACGTGATGAACTCACCGTAACAACCCCTCTTATGGCAATAAAAGGAGTGAAATAA
- a CDS encoding DUF3158 family protein, whose protein sequence is MEIYKVIPKDFYRDFAANTKLNQFLRAVFSEIDNKETCHELTRHAESLRDALVDVQLDLMSNVRYNVLGCVPLFFVRNNTRVNGKYIRWRTRSDSTLNTGDHVLDNALKEPKFEPQIKLNLISAERERLVLNMQMRLFTDFVQEFKKLDQKFDALDKLEQELMEKVLQEQNMRSANE, encoded by the coding sequence ATGGAAATTTATAAAGTTATTCCTAAAGATTTTTACCGAGACTTTGCCGCCAATACAAAGCTGAACCAGTTTTTACGAGCAGTATTTTCGGAAATCGATAATAAAGAAACATGTCATGAATTGACACGTCATGCTGAAAGTCTTCGTGATGCATTGGTTGATGTTCAACTCGACCTGATGAGTAATGTACGATACAACGTATTAGGGTGCGTTCCCTTGTTTTTTGTGCGTAATAATACAAGAGTTAACGGTAAGTATATACGTTGGCGAACCAGGAGTGATAGCACTTTAAATACAGGCGATCATGTATTAGATAACGCTTTAAAAGAACCTAAATTTGAACCACAAATTAAACTTAACTTAATTTCTGCCGAACGTGAGCGTCTTGTTCTTAATATGCAAATGCGATTATTCACGGATTTTGTGCAAGAATTTAAAAAACTGGACCAGAAGTTTGATGCCCTTGATAAACTGGAACAGGAGTTGATGGAAAAGGTTCTTCAGGAACAAAATATGCGTTCTGCAAATGAATGA
- a CDS encoding DNA topoisomerase III produces the protein MKLFLCEKPSQGRDIARILQATKGDKTYKMTADGHVYVTWAIGHLVEQCSPEMYNEEWKFWTLENLPILPSRCVSGQWQVVPKEETKKQYNVVMQLIKKAQHVVIATDIDREGETIARELLELANFKGQVSRLWLSALDDTSIRKGLANLKKGEETLPLYYAGLARSRADWLVGMNFSRLFTLLAQQKGFQGVMSVGRVQSPTLALVVNRDNEIKNFTPKNHYKLVGMFSSNDGQFTAGVVMPKEIINEDGLCLEKQALVTIASRVQQQNTATVIGIEKKRKKENPPLVFNLSTLQADCNRLFGFGAQQVLDIAQSLYEKHKATTYPRSDCPYLPIEQFSEAPKIVAALLASDTILHPLQNVLNLQQKSRVWDNSKITAHHGIIPTIKQVDISLMTKEEFQVYDLIRRHYLAQFLPFCEVDQTDITLRAGDYTFATKGKVTINPGWKILLSRKENNEDETTLPKVVMNEQVVINSLDIKQLTTTPPPHFTEGTLLTAMVNAGRFVKDERLKKQLKETEGLGTEATRANLIQNLFDKKFIKKQGKSIIATPEGHTLIANLPLVLKDPATTALWEQALNQIAEGHLTLQDFMRKQEEFISMLVTQITKQGVNIGNINIKKCPKCGAALIKRNGKNGEFWGCRGYPTCTYIENVSVKKSKKRTARTSVV, from the coding sequence ATGAAATTATTTTTATGTGAAAAGCCGTCGCAAGGGCGAGATATTGCAAGAATATTACAAGCAACTAAAGGTGATAAAACATATAAAATGACAGCAGATGGCCATGTTTATGTCACATGGGCAATCGGGCATTTAGTAGAGCAATGTAGCCCCGAAATGTACAATGAAGAATGGAAATTCTGGACTTTAGAAAACTTACCTATTCTACCAAGCCGATGTGTTTCAGGTCAGTGGCAAGTCGTGCCTAAAGAGGAAACAAAAAAACAATATAATGTGGTCATGCAATTAATTAAAAAAGCACAGCATGTTGTTATTGCAACAGATATTGATCGTGAAGGTGAAACCATTGCGAGGGAATTATTAGAACTTGCAAATTTTAAGGGACAGGTTAGTCGATTATGGTTATCGGCTTTGGATGACACAAGTATTCGTAAAGGGTTAGCAAATTTGAAAAAAGGAGAGGAAACGCTACCGTTATATTATGCTGGCTTAGCCCGTAGTCGGGCAGACTGGCTTGTCGGTATGAATTTTTCAAGACTTTTTACTTTACTTGCCCAGCAGAAAGGATTCCAAGGCGTGATGAGTGTTGGGCGTGTACAAAGTCCAACCCTTGCGCTTGTAGTAAATAGAGATAATGAAATCAAAAACTTCACACCTAAAAACCACTATAAACTCGTGGGCATGTTCTCATCCAATGATGGGCAATTTACGGCAGGGGTTGTTATGCCAAAAGAAATAATCAATGAAGATGGCCTATGCCTTGAAAAACAGGCTTTAGTGACTATTGCATCTCGAGTACAACAACAAAATACGGCAACAGTCATAGGTATTGAGAAGAAAAGAAAAAAAGAGAATCCTCCGTTAGTGTTCAATCTCAGCACTTTGCAAGCAGACTGTAACCGCTTATTCGGCTTTGGTGCTCAGCAAGTATTAGATATTGCCCAATCCCTATATGAAAAGCATAAAGCAACCACTTATCCACGCTCAGATTGTCCTTATTTGCCAATAGAACAATTTTCTGAGGCACCTAAAATTGTGGCTGCACTTTTAGCTTCTGATACAATACTGCACCCCTTACAAAATGTATTAAATCTCCAGCAAAAATCTCGAGTATGGGACAACAGTAAAATTACTGCTCACCATGGCATCATTCCTACCATAAAGCAGGTTGATATTTCACTAATGACAAAAGAAGAATTTCAAGTTTATGATTTAATTCGCCGTCATTATTTGGCACAATTTTTACCATTTTGTGAAGTTGATCAAACGGATATAACCTTACGTGCTGGCGATTATACTTTTGCCACGAAGGGTAAAGTAACTATAAATCCTGGTTGGAAGATTTTACTCTCACGGAAGGAAAATAATGAGGATGAAACGACCTTACCGAAGGTTGTTATGAATGAACAAGTGGTGATCAACTCACTTGACATTAAACAACTCACAACAACACCCCCTCCGCATTTTACAGAAGGCACATTGCTGACAGCCATGGTAAATGCAGGGCGTTTTGTTAAAGATGAACGTTTAAAAAAACAATTAAAAGAAACTGAAGGATTAGGCACGGAAGCAACACGTGCCAATCTCATTCAAAACCTATTTGATAAAAAATTTATTAAGAAACAAGGCAAATCTATTATTGCCACGCCAGAAGGGCATACATTAATTGCAAATTTACCTTTAGTTTTAAAAGATCCCGCTACGACCGCACTTTGGGAGCAAGCATTGAATCAAATTGCAGAGGGACATCTCACTTTGCAAGATTTCATGCGTAAACAAGAAGAATTTATCAGTATGCTCGTGACTCAAATTACAAAACAAGGGGTAAATATTGGAAATATCAATATTAAAAAATGCCCTAAATGCGGTGCAGCTTTAATAAAACGTAATGGCAAGAATGGTGAATTTTGGGGATGTCGTGGCTATCCAACTTGTACCTATATTGAAAATGTTTCAGTAAAAAAATCTAAAAAACGCACTGCACGAACGTCAGTAGTGTGA